GCCCGAAATTTCTCAGCGCGTGCGCTACACGTCCGGTGGCACCTGGCTTGCCGCGAAATTGGCTCTGGAACATGGCTATGCGGCGAATAGCGCAGGCGGCAGCCATCATGCGCTCGCCGACACCGGGGCTGGTTATTGCGTGTTCAATGATTTGGCAGTGAGCGCCAATCGCCTGATAACCGAAGGAGATGTGGGACGTATCCTGATCCTTGATCTCGATGTACATCAAGGCGATGGCACGGCCTCGCTACTCGCCGGACGCAATGATATCATGACGGTTTCGGTGCACGCTGAAAAGAACTTCCCGGTACGCAAAGCGCGATCCTCCCTCGACATCGGTTTGGACGATGGTGCCGGTGACGAACAATATATGCGCATTTTATCCGATCATCTGCCGGCGATATTGGATGATTTTCGGCCCGATTTGCTATTCTACCAAGCCGGGGTAGATCCCCATGTTGAAGACCGATTGGGGCGACTGGCTCTGACGGATGAAGGACTGGCTGCGCGAGAGCGATATGTCATCCGGCAATCGCGAGACAGAGATATTCCCGTCGCGAGCGCGTTGGGCGGGGGATATGGGCATGACCATATGGCCGTTGCGCGGCGCCATGCTTTGTCCATGCTGACTATGGCAGACGAAAACCAGCGCAGGTGATCGCATACTTGCCGATAATATTTCCCTGTTCATTCGGCTAATTTTGTTGTTTATCCAAGACATAAAATAAAGCCATTGGGAGGCCTCATGAAATATCATCTGATAACCGCACTTGCTGCCATTTCTCTTGCCGGTCCAGCATATGCCCAGGCCGCAGATGAAAAAACCAAAGAGGAAAAGTGGGATGTCAATGCTCCCAAGGGCGCGACCATCAAGCAGGTGCCG
This DNA window, taken from Parasphingorhabdus litoris DSM 22379, encodes the following:
- a CDS encoding histone deacetylase family protein; this encodes MLHIVHHSDYIAPPPTRGSFAFDKYYLVIEAVKQLSDNHQLYAPHAMEPHWLEAVHDPTYVNEVLSSNVPHEKERRIGFPVSPEISQRVRYTSGGTWLAAKLALEHGYAANSAGGSHHALADTGAGYCVFNDLAVSANRLITEGDVGRILILDLDVHQGDGTASLLAGRNDIMTVSVHAEKNFPVRKARSSLDIGLDDGAGDEQYMRILSDHLPAILDDFRPDLLFYQAGVDPHVEDRLGRLALTDEGLAARERYVIRQSRDRDIPVASALGGGYGHDHMAVARRHALSMLTMADENQRR